Proteins co-encoded in one Corvus moneduloides isolate bCorMon1 chromosome 7, bCorMon1.pri, whole genome shotgun sequence genomic window:
- the PKP4 gene encoding plakophilin-4 isoform X7 → MPAPEQTSMVEEGLPQTAQETSTGPGMEPETTATTILASVKEQELQFQRLTRELEVERQIVANQLERCRLGAESPSIASTSSTEKSFPWRSSDPPPSSVSKPQVSEGVHTNAYDTRTEAEQGTLYSPEQTSLHESEGSVGNSRSSTQMNSYSDSGYQEISSFHNSQNLNKSEIRQQHSLGGPANNHVVRSSRAEGQTSVQPSANTATNRVMRRVSSVPSRAQSPSYVVSTGVSPSRGSLRTSLGSGYGSPSVAEQRSLASHAYSSTTLPMQRAGSPYAGHRPASPSAVRRVGSLTSRQANPSSSTAQYQTAGRVGSSLALTDVQTRVGSPSQTQLGSSSPKRSGMTAVPQHLGTTLQRTIHDMEQYGQQYDIYERMVPPRPDSLTGLRSSYASQHSQLGQELRSAVSPDMHITPIYEGRTFYSPVYRSPNHGAVELHHGSQAALFRTGSGMGNLQRSSSQRSTLTYQRNNYGLPPAAALAEPLRAVPFRLPEPSYGRLQPAPDGGTTRSPSIDSIHKDPREFAWRDPELPEVIHMLQHQFPSVQANAAAYLQHLCFGDNKVKTEVCRLGGIKHLVDLLDHRVLEVQKNACGALRNLVYGKSTDENKIAMKNVGGIPALLRLLRKSVDAEVKELVTGVLWNLSSCDAVKMTIIRDALSTLTNTVIVPHSGWNSSSFDDDHKMKFQTSLVLRNTTGCLRNLSSAGEEARKQMRSCEGLVDSLLYVIHTCVNTSDYDSKTVENCVCTLRNLSYRLELEVPQARLLGINELDDLLGKESPSKDSEPSCWGKKKKKKKKTSQEDQWDGVGPIPGFSKSPKGVEMLWHPSVVKPYLTLLAESSNPATLEGSAGSLQNLSAGNWKFAAYIRAAVRKEKGLPILVELLRMDNDRVVSSVATALRNMALDVRNKELIGKYAMRDLVNRLPGGNGPSILSDETVAAICCALHEVTSKNMENAKALADTGGIEKLVNITKGRGDRSSLKVVKAAAQVLNTLWQYRDLRSIYKKDGWNQSHFITPVSTLERERFKSHPSLSTANQQMSPVMQSVGSTSSSPALLGIREPRSEYDRTHPSMQYYSSQGDVIAHKDIYTGSSKASPIYISSYSSPAREQNRRLQQHQQLYYSQEDTTRKNYDAYRLYLQSPHSYEDPYFDDRVHFPATSDYTTQYGLKSTTNYVDFYSTRRSSYRAEQYPGSPDSWV, encoded by the exons ATCCTCCGCCCAGCAGTGTAAGCAAACCCCAGGTGTCAGAGGGTGTTCACACCAATGCCTATGATACTAGGACAGAAGCAGAGCAAGGGACTCTCTACTCACCAGAGCAGACATCTCTCCATGAAAGTGAGG GGTCTGTAGGTAACTCAAGAAGTTCAACACAAATGAATTCTTATTCTGACAGTGGTTACCAGGAAATAAGCAGTTTCCATAACAGCCAAAACTTGAACAAGTCAGAGATCAGACAGCAGCATTCCCTTGGTGGACCTGCCAACAACCATGTGGTGAGGAGCTCACGCGCTGAAGGGCAGACGTCAGTCCAG CCTTCAGCAAATACTGCTACCAACCGAGTCATGAGACGGGTCAGTTCGGTGCCATCCAGAGCACAGTCTCCCTCCTACGTGGTCAGCACCGGCGTCTCCCCGTCGCGGGGGTCGCTGCGGACATCTCTGGGCAGCGGGTATGGTTCTCCCAGCGTTGCTGAGCAGAGATCCCTGGCTTCCCACGCATACTCATCCACCACCCTGCCCATGCAGCGCGCGGGGTCCCCGTACGCTGGGCACCGACCTGCCTCCCCCTCGGCCGTGCGGCGCGTCGGCTCGCTCACCTCCCGGCAGGcaaaccccagcagcagcactgcccagtaCCAGACAGCAGGCAGAGTTGGCTCTTCTCTTGCCCTTACTGATGTGCAAACCAGAGTGGGATCTCCATCCCAAACTCAGCTGGGATCCTCTTCCCCGAAGCGTTCTGGCATGACGGCAGTTCCACAGCACTTGGGAACGACGCTGCAGAGGACAATTCATGACATGGAACAGTATGGACAGCAGTATGATATCTATGAGAGGATGGTCCCCCCACGGCCAGATAGCCTCACAG GCCTGAGGAGTTCGTACGcgagccagcacagccagctggggcaggagctgcgCTCGGCGGTGTCCCCAGACATGCACATCACCCCCATCTACGAGGGCAGGACGTTCTACAGCCCCGTGTACCGCAGCCCCAACCACGGCGCCGTCGAGCTGCACCACGGCTCCCAGGCCGCCCTGTTCCGCACCGGCTCCG GCATGGGTAACCTGCAGCGATCCTCCAGCCAGCGTAGCACCCTCACATACCAAAGAAACAACTACGGGCTGCCCCCGGCGGCCGCGCTGGCGGAGCCGCTGCGGGCGGTGCCGTTCCGGCTGCCCGAGCCCAGCTACGGCCGCCTGCAGCCCGCGCCCGACGGCGGCACCACACGCTCGCCTTCCATCGACAGCATCCACAAGGACCCCAG GGAGTTTGCGTGGCGAGATCCAGAGCTGCCTGAGGTCATTcacatgctccagcaccagtTCCCGTCGGTGCAGGCAAACGCAGCTGCCTAtctgcagcacctctgctttGGGGATAACAAAGTGAAAACAGAG GTGTGTAGGCTAGGAGGTATCAAGCACCTGGTGGATCTCCTGGATCACAGAGTCCTGGAGGTTCAGAAGAATGCCTGTGGTGCGCTGAGGAACCTCGTTTATGGGAAGTCCACTGATGAGAACAAAATAGCCATGAAGAATGTGGGAGGGATACCGGCCCTTCTGCGGCTGCTGAGGAAGTCTGTCGATGCCGAGGTCAAAGAGCTGGTGACAG GGGTTCTCTGGAACTTGTCTTCATGTGATGCCGTGAAGATGACAATCATTAGAGATGCTCTGTCCACGCTGACAAACACTGTGATAGTGCCCCACTCGGGATGGAACAGCTCCTCCTTTGATGACGatcataaaatgaaatttcagacTTCCCTCGTTCTGCGCAATACAACAGGATGCCTGAG GaacctgagctctgctggggaaGAGGCACGAAAGCAGATGAGATCCTGCGAAGGACTGGTCGATTCACTGCTCTATGTGATCCACACCTGTGTGAACACCTCAGATTATGACAGCAAG ACAGTGGAGAACTGTGTGTGCACCTTGAGGAACCTTTCCTACCGCTTGGAACTGGAGGTACCTCAGGCGCGGCTGCTGGGAATCAATGAACTGGATGACTTGTTGGGAAAAGAGTCACCCAGCAAAGACTCAGAGCCAagctgctgggggaaaaaaaagaagaagaaaaaaaaaacttcccaGGAGGATCAG TGGGATGGAGTTGGCCCTATCCCAGGATTTTCCAAGTCTCCTAAAGGGGTGGAGATGCTCTGGCACCCATCGGTGGTGAAGCCATACCTGACACTCCTGGCAGAGAGCTCCAACCCAGCCACTctggagggctctgcaggaTCACTCCAGAACCTTTCTGCAGGCAACTGGAAG TTCGCAGCCTACATCCGCGCTGCCgtgaggaaggagaaggggctGCCCATCCTCGTGGAGCTGCTGAGGATGGACAACGACAGAGTGGTGTCATCTGTGGCAACTGCCTTAAGGAACATGGCCTTAGATGTCCGGAACAAGGAGCTTATCG GTAAATACGCAATGCGAGACCTGGTCAATCGGCTCCCAGGAGGCAACGGCCCAAGCATCCTGTCGGACGAGACGGTGGCCGCGATCTGCTGCGCCCTGCACGAGGTCACCAGCAAGAACATGGAGAATGCCAAGGCCCTTGCCGACACCGGTGGGATAGAGAAGCTGGTCAACATAACAAAGGGAAGAGGTGACAG GTCCTCACTGAAGGTTGTCAAGGCGGCAGCCCAGGTACTGAACACGCTGTGGCAGTACCGAGACCTCCGGAGCATTTACAAAAAG GATGGATGGAATCAAAGTCACTTTATTACACCAGTATCAACACTGGAACGAGAGAGATTCAAATCCCATCCTTCTCTATCCACAGCCAATCAGCAAATGTCACCTGTCATGCAGTCAG TTGGCAGCACGTCCTCATCTCCAGCTTTGTTGGGAATCAGAGAGCCTCGGTCCGAGTACGACAGGACGCACCCTTCTATGCAGTATTACAGTAGCCAGGGCGATGTCATTGCACATAAAGACATCTACACTG GTTCCAGCAAAGCTTCACCAATTTACATCAGTTCCTATTCCTCACCAGCGAGAGAACAGAACCGACGGCTGCAG CAGCATCAGCAATTGTACTACAGCCAAGAAGATACCACCAGGAAAAACTACGATGCCTACCGATTGTACCTGCAGTCCCCACACAGCTACGAGGACCCTTACTTTGATGATCGAGTTCACTTTCCTGCTACTTCAGATTACACAACACAGTATGGACTGAAATCAACCACCAATTATGTAGACTTTTATTCCACCAGACGATCTTCTTACCGAGCAGAACAGTACCCAGGCTCTCCTGACTCCTGGGTGTAG
- the PKP4 gene encoding plakophilin-4 isoform X8 has product MNSYSDSGYQEISSFHNSQNLNKSEIRQQHSLGGPANNHVVRSSRAEGQTSVQPSANTATNRVMRRVSSVPSRAQSPSYVVSTGVSPSRGSLRTSLGSGYGSPSVAEQRSLASHAYSSTTLPMQRAGSPYAGHRPASPSAVRRVGSLTSRQANPSSSTAQYQTAGRVGSSLALTDVQTRVGSPSQTQLGSSSPKRSGMTAVPQHLGTTLQRTIHDMEQYGQQYDIYERMVPPRPDSLTGLRSSYASQHSQLGQELRSAVSPDMHITPIYEGRTFYSPVYRSPNHGAVELHHGSQAALFRTGSGMGNLQRSSSQRSTLTYQRNNYGLPPAAALAEPLRAVPFRLPEPSYGRLQPAPDGGTTRSPSIDSIHKDPREFAWRDPELPEVIHMLQHQFPSVQANAAAYLQHLCFGDNKVKTEVCRLGGIKHLVDLLDHRVLEVQKNACGALRNLVYGKSTDENKIAMKNVGGIPALLRLLRKSVDAEVKELVTGVLWNLSSCDAVKMTIIRDALSTLTNTVIVPHSGWNSSSFDDDHKMKFQTSLVLRNTTGCLRNLSSAGEEARKQMRSCEGLVDSLLYVIHTCVNTSDYDSKTVENCVCTLRNLSYRLELEVPQARLLGINELDDLLGKESPSKDSEPSCWGKKKKKKKKTSQEDQWDGVGPIPGFSKSPKGVEMLWHPSVVKPYLTLLAESSNPATLEGSAGSLQNLSAGNWKFAAYIRAAVRKEKGLPILVELLRMDNDRVVSSVATALRNMALDVRNKELIGKYAMRDLVNRLPGGNGPSILSDETVAAICCALHEVTSKNMENAKALADTGGIEKLVNITKGRGDRSSLKVVKAAAQVLNTLWQYRDLRSIYKKDGWNQSHFITPVSTLERERFKSHPSLSTANQQMSPVMQSVGSTSSSPALLGIREPRSEYDRTHPSMQYYSSQGDVIAHKDIYTGSSKASPIYISSYSSPAREQNRRLQQHQQLYYSQEDTTRKNYDAYRLYLQSPHSYEDPYFDDRVHFPATSDYTTQYGLKSTTNYVDFYSTRRSSYRAEQYPGSPDSWV; this is encoded by the exons ATGAATTCTTATTCTGACAGTGGTTACCAGGAAATAAGCAGTTTCCATAACAGCCAAAACTTGAACAAGTCAGAGATCAGACAGCAGCATTCCCTTGGTGGACCTGCCAACAACCATGTGGTGAGGAGCTCACGCGCTGAAGGGCAGACGTCAGTCCAG CCTTCAGCAAATACTGCTACCAACCGAGTCATGAGACGGGTCAGTTCGGTGCCATCCAGAGCACAGTCTCCCTCCTACGTGGTCAGCACCGGCGTCTCCCCGTCGCGGGGGTCGCTGCGGACATCTCTGGGCAGCGGGTATGGTTCTCCCAGCGTTGCTGAGCAGAGATCCCTGGCTTCCCACGCATACTCATCCACCACCCTGCCCATGCAGCGCGCGGGGTCCCCGTACGCTGGGCACCGACCTGCCTCCCCCTCGGCCGTGCGGCGCGTCGGCTCGCTCACCTCCCGGCAGGcaaaccccagcagcagcactgcccagtaCCAGACAGCAGGCAGAGTTGGCTCTTCTCTTGCCCTTACTGATGTGCAAACCAGAGTGGGATCTCCATCCCAAACTCAGCTGGGATCCTCTTCCCCGAAGCGTTCTGGCATGACGGCAGTTCCACAGCACTTGGGAACGACGCTGCAGAGGACAATTCATGACATGGAACAGTATGGACAGCAGTATGATATCTATGAGAGGATGGTCCCCCCACGGCCAGATAGCCTCACAG GCCTGAGGAGTTCGTACGcgagccagcacagccagctggggcaggagctgcgCTCGGCGGTGTCCCCAGACATGCACATCACCCCCATCTACGAGGGCAGGACGTTCTACAGCCCCGTGTACCGCAGCCCCAACCACGGCGCCGTCGAGCTGCACCACGGCTCCCAGGCCGCCCTGTTCCGCACCGGCTCCG GCATGGGTAACCTGCAGCGATCCTCCAGCCAGCGTAGCACCCTCACATACCAAAGAAACAACTACGGGCTGCCCCCGGCGGCCGCGCTGGCGGAGCCGCTGCGGGCGGTGCCGTTCCGGCTGCCCGAGCCCAGCTACGGCCGCCTGCAGCCCGCGCCCGACGGCGGCACCACACGCTCGCCTTCCATCGACAGCATCCACAAGGACCCCAG GGAGTTTGCGTGGCGAGATCCAGAGCTGCCTGAGGTCATTcacatgctccagcaccagtTCCCGTCGGTGCAGGCAAACGCAGCTGCCTAtctgcagcacctctgctttGGGGATAACAAAGTGAAAACAGAG GTGTGTAGGCTAGGAGGTATCAAGCACCTGGTGGATCTCCTGGATCACAGAGTCCTGGAGGTTCAGAAGAATGCCTGTGGTGCGCTGAGGAACCTCGTTTATGGGAAGTCCACTGATGAGAACAAAATAGCCATGAAGAATGTGGGAGGGATACCGGCCCTTCTGCGGCTGCTGAGGAAGTCTGTCGATGCCGAGGTCAAAGAGCTGGTGACAG GGGTTCTCTGGAACTTGTCTTCATGTGATGCCGTGAAGATGACAATCATTAGAGATGCTCTGTCCACGCTGACAAACACTGTGATAGTGCCCCACTCGGGATGGAACAGCTCCTCCTTTGATGACGatcataaaatgaaatttcagacTTCCCTCGTTCTGCGCAATACAACAGGATGCCTGAG GaacctgagctctgctggggaaGAGGCACGAAAGCAGATGAGATCCTGCGAAGGACTGGTCGATTCACTGCTCTATGTGATCCACACCTGTGTGAACACCTCAGATTATGACAGCAAG ACAGTGGAGAACTGTGTGTGCACCTTGAGGAACCTTTCCTACCGCTTGGAACTGGAGGTACCTCAGGCGCGGCTGCTGGGAATCAATGAACTGGATGACTTGTTGGGAAAAGAGTCACCCAGCAAAGACTCAGAGCCAagctgctgggggaaaaaaaagaagaagaaaaaaaaaacttcccaGGAGGATCAG TGGGATGGAGTTGGCCCTATCCCAGGATTTTCCAAGTCTCCTAAAGGGGTGGAGATGCTCTGGCACCCATCGGTGGTGAAGCCATACCTGACACTCCTGGCAGAGAGCTCCAACCCAGCCACTctggagggctctgcaggaTCACTCCAGAACCTTTCTGCAGGCAACTGGAAG TTCGCAGCCTACATCCGCGCTGCCgtgaggaaggagaaggggctGCCCATCCTCGTGGAGCTGCTGAGGATGGACAACGACAGAGTGGTGTCATCTGTGGCAACTGCCTTAAGGAACATGGCCTTAGATGTCCGGAACAAGGAGCTTATCG GTAAATACGCAATGCGAGACCTGGTCAATCGGCTCCCAGGAGGCAACGGCCCAAGCATCCTGTCGGACGAGACGGTGGCCGCGATCTGCTGCGCCCTGCACGAGGTCACCAGCAAGAACATGGAGAATGCCAAGGCCCTTGCCGACACCGGTGGGATAGAGAAGCTGGTCAACATAACAAAGGGAAGAGGTGACAG GTCCTCACTGAAGGTTGTCAAGGCGGCAGCCCAGGTACTGAACACGCTGTGGCAGTACCGAGACCTCCGGAGCATTTACAAAAAG GATGGATGGAATCAAAGTCACTTTATTACACCAGTATCAACACTGGAACGAGAGAGATTCAAATCCCATCCTTCTCTATCCACAGCCAATCAGCAAATGTCACCTGTCATGCAGTCAG TTGGCAGCACGTCCTCATCTCCAGCTTTGTTGGGAATCAGAGAGCCTCGGTCCGAGTACGACAGGACGCACCCTTCTATGCAGTATTACAGTAGCCAGGGCGATGTCATTGCACATAAAGACATCTACACTG GTTCCAGCAAAGCTTCACCAATTTACATCAGTTCCTATTCCTCACCAGCGAGAGAACAGAACCGACGGCTGCAG CAGCATCAGCAATTGTACTACAGCCAAGAAGATACCACCAGGAAAAACTACGATGCCTACCGATTGTACCTGCAGTCCCCACACAGCTACGAGGACCCTTACTTTGATGATCGAGTTCACTTTCCTGCTACTTCAGATTACACAACACAGTATGGACTGAAATCAACCACCAATTATGTAGACTTTTATTCCACCAGACGATCTTCTTACCGAGCAGAACAGTACCCAGGCTCTCCTGACTCCTGGGTGTAG